A stretch of the Capsicum annuum cultivar UCD-10X-F1 chromosome 8, UCD10Xv1.1, whole genome shotgun sequence genome encodes the following:
- the LOC107879869 gene encoding uncharacterized protein LOC107879869: MKEGRQAVNYYALASKRALTIIKGDTKRSRYGCEEGCPFRCLISKDGKTEGFKIKTLINNHTCEEAFFNPRADSTTLAKYFRNKLQNNPKYKVKDMRGELENNFTLNVCQSKLKRAKRMTLEKLEGSFIDEYNKLEAYAQEIRRSNPESDVVINISKDALAEGKTQFLRMYLCFDALKKGWKRGLRPLIGVDGTFLKGRCKGMLLVALGQDCMNSFYPLAWAIVDKETSRTWSWFIELLKRSLDLKDGAGTTFTSDMQKGLVDVVDKVLPGAHHRFCMRHVESNWCKKWRSGEMRKLMWWCSWSSYDEEFKDQLKKLGQLSEEAARDLVNFPPRAWCRAYFDTQCKNMTVDNNFTESFNSWILVPRGKPIIKMLEKIRVKVMNLLVKNENKTKTWGANGVSPECMNLFNDWRSIAHRCKVEFNGYWGYKVSDGEDRHTVNLEHKKCTCRLWDLSGIPCPHAIKVLIHKKVIPETKIHWWYTKEAYILTYKHKMQPVRGERSWKVEASHAMLPPDVVKQVGRPKWKRDREPDKARKRKGEWSQSRKGTQMTCRNCDESNQNAKGCCKEKSTENASMKGKSPMMESNSQSRIVGQEDDLQQIQVATQDFEPYGPNVGNEEDPPLRPMVYPESKSWVEKLMARSVPTGTRKISFTGDHTGVSVPTNLSYSPVKTTWKGKKAVSSGQLQMEAKKKKNQNGS; this comes from the exons ATGAAAGAAGGTAGACAGGCTGTCAACTATTATGCATTAGCTAGCAAAAGGGCTTTAACTATAATAAAGGGTGATACAAAGAGGAGTAGATATGGTTGTGAAGAGGGGTGTCCTTTTAGGTGTTTGATTTCAAAAGATGGCAAAACTGAAGGGTTCAAGATCAAGACTTTAATCAACAATCACACTTGTGAAGAGGCCTTTTTTAACCCTAGAGCTGATTCAACCACTTTGGCCAAATACTTCAGAAATAAGCTTCAAAATAACCCCAAGTATAAGGTCAAAGACATGAGAGGagaacttgaaaataattttacattAAATGTGTGTCAATCCAAACTAAAAAGGGCTAAGCGTATGACTCTTGAGAAGTTGGAAGGTAGTTTTATAGATGAATACAATAAACTTGAGGCCTATGCACAAGAGATTAGGAGGTCTAATCCTGAAAGTGATGTTGTGATAAATATCTCCAAGGATGCCTTAGCAGAAggaaaaacacaatttttaaGAATGTACTTATGCTTTGATGCTCTGAAGAAAGGCTGGAAACGTGGATTGAGGCCACTTattggagttgatggtacattcTTGAAAGGTAGATGTAAGGGTATGTTGTTGGTTGCTCTAGGACAAGATTGTATGAATAGTTTCTATCCACTAGCATGGGCAATAGTGGACAAAGAAACCAGCAGGACATGGAGCTGGTTCATAGAGCTATTGAAAAGGTCTTTGGACCTTAAAGATGGTGCTGGAACCACATTTACCTCAGATATGCAAAAA gGATTGGTGGATGTTGTTGACAAAGTGTTGCCTGGAGCTCACCACAGGTTCTGTATGAGACATGTTGAGAGTAATTGGTGTAAAAAATGGAGGAGTGGTGAAATGAGGAAGCTTATGTGGTGGTGTTCATGGAGTTCATATGATGAAGAATTCAAGGACCAGTTGAAAAAGTTGGGACAATTGTCAGAAGAAGCTGCGAGGGATTTGGTGAATTTTCCACCAAGGGCATGGTGTAGGGCTTATTTTGATACTCAGTGTAAGAATATGACGGTTGACAACAACTTCACTGAGTCATTCAATTCATGGATCCTGGTGCCTAGAGGTAAGCCAATAATCAAGATGCTAGAAAAGATAAGAGTGAAAGTGATGAATCTGTtagtgaaaaatgaaaataagacaAAGACTTGGGGTGCTAATGGTGTTAGTCCAGAATGCATGAATTTGTTCAATGACTGGAGATCTATTGCACATAGATGTAAGGTGGAATTTAATGGATATTGGGGGTATAAGGTTTCTGATGGAGAAGATAGACACACTGTTAATTTAGAGCACAAAAAGTGCACTTGCAGACTTTGGGATTTATCAGGTATTCCTTGCCCTCATGCCATTAAAGTATTAATACACAAAAAGGTGATTCCAGAAACTAAAATTCATTGGTGGTATACCAAGGAGGCTTACATATTGACCTACAAACACAAGATGCAGCCCGTAAGGGGTGAGAGGTCTTGGAAGGTTGAGGCTTCTCATGCAATGTTGCCTCCTGATGTTGTGAAACAAGTTGGAAGACCTAAATGGAAGAGGGATAGAGAGCCTGATAAGGCAAGAAAAAGGAAGGGTGAATGGTCACAGTCTAGAAAGGGCACTCAAATGACATGTCGTAATTGTGACGAATCAAATCAAAATGCAAAAGGTTGTTGCAAG GAAAAGTCAACTGAAAATGCATCAATGAAAGGAAAAAGTCCAATGATGGAAAGCAATTCGCAATCAAGAATAGTAGGACAGGAAGATGATCTTCAACAAATACAAGTTGCAACGCAAGATTTTGAACCATATGGTCCCAATGTTGGAAATGAAGAAGATCCACCCCTAAGGCCAATGGTATATCCTGAATCTAAATCTTGGGTTGAGAAGTTGATGGCAAGAAGTGTTCCAACTGGTACAAGAAAAATTAGTTTTACTGGAGATCACACTGGTGTTTCAGTGCCAACTAATCTGTCTTATTCTCCAGTCAAGACAACCTGGAAGGGGAAAAAAGCAGTCTCTTCTGGACAATTACAAATGgaagcaaaaaaaaagaagaaccaAAATGGGAGTTAA
- the LOC107879404 gene encoding CBS domain-containing protein CBSX5 → MELNNVVDDDKILIGEISSSTLAYCDEAVAAEITILSSGDLMAYIDCGGPPKNLIGLLKMRLQEKKPGLRMELMDEEFSALSSSSLASSCSSNDESRLSRNVSGRYSARWSDTITCYPGSSLVAVLIQALAHHASSIWVIDEDHDLVGVVKFKVILKVFRSIANARLQT, encoded by the coding sequence ATGGAGTTGAATAATGTTGTCGATGATGATAAAATACTAATAGGGGAAATCTCATCTTCCACTCTTGCCTACTGCGATGAAGCTGTTGCAGCAGAAATCACGATTCTTTCATCTGGTGATCTTATGGCGTACATCGACTGTGGTGGTCCTCCGAAGAACTTGATTGGTTTATTGAAAATGAGGTTGCAAGAGAAAAAACCTGGCCTAAGGATGGAACTCATGGATGAAGAATTTTCAGCGTTGTCTTCATCATCTTTAGCTTCGAGTTGTTCTTCTAATGATGAGTCGAGGTTGAGCAGAAACGTGTCAGGACGATATTCAGCAAGATGGTCAGACACCATAACTTGTTATCCAGGGAGTTCATTGGTGGCTGTGCTAATTCAAGCACTTGCACATCATGCGAGTTCCATTTGGGTCATCGATGAGGATCATGATTTAGTTGGAGTCGTAAAATTTAAAGTAATCCTGAAAGTTTTTCGGAGTATTGCAAATGCAAGGTTGCAAACCTGA